A stretch of Porites lutea chromosome 5, jaPorLute2.1, whole genome shotgun sequence DNA encodes these proteins:
- the LOC140937745 gene encoding uncharacterized protein, translated as MKPYVSVLGISRFVLICCALLFSWAKGDKTTRRFVGLPESGQRVSHNDTSGNSRTLIIRHNLPGKIIFHESNDFWIELQTTIPDGQLNNSEVKATYSSLDNETILLQVYQPVLQKPVEANEKDKLVLIIVSSVGSFAFLCIIVSALCYFCYWKKRRTLKADGTTKEIPKENSTPDSGRVSQALLRRSRPAGTTPFMVVAVCACVLQAQLQPYNVDINVFFPKGFLRPDSRVFLKSENNNEVLVITNDTSLKIGVFDVADAGLVSENRCSAKNLTCVNGACDPLAGKCVCPRKMRAKKDKEGQARCVYRCDEKCQKGFFEVSPCNHTQPAVCKKCRPLCSFQEFESAPCAGKTDRKCTDISQLPPIKVSSNVVYEDVLKVKDDPPVSQVISNISKDSTTWLNRTSGLAIKLKMLRVDFSTTFKEVNHEVNDNDMLSKDSTSQAVLRNFCGSPIPDFYSISLQESVDKVRFIKGHPQSPCPSYDGNPSKIPVARNLLSCNGAENPVLRLFGEKNSPEDLWKEEKSQECYNNKQSCAICRERCTALSRNDPICNVTKEDLQRENKQDYGEHFTYCFDCCFQANCICSNCPCSLYNTSCLTSQVTCVEAKHFTVPIQPIFPKLGDFKCHVEISRGPVFELEASVWKDKALLRRIETSERNNSQGAGEGRDYGFMVLTRPSFLRNDITKDILISGKAGDKKFNVGLYKLEEELSAQGATRRLYIQPKEPFIINSKSWPKENCQTMETENFITIKPSRSINNFQSFSSLTAKIAYEHNERVYKVYNNSGSHYVHVELPQGRSVLKYAFPETVVLNDRSFAGRLLKNRTFWTIRLTGRVSSCPGFFVVRLTDQDRPDVEVYHYDIAITTEDCSFLVEFHLPSSGDTNSIDKQFVVRLTDSRKTLKVILVSPMGIPDIVIPNIDDDFDVTKLEVLIPFSSAVGGMMIVLIAILIYGYKTRPKDAHHRDRDNQLHFRHVLFVVWFVGMRLLKSFLLTLTVFSVILTAIHYTNVRTLQKYRTFHEEQKDLERAFMEQMDAHRVQEINRQWSVLGKGKLICDQKLKELNIFLEKYFKEMKERQEEEMRRKYIILAAKHRIDNQFKEARVKFERERKRMNEQLSSYSRELNSRLSQIQNKIESSFWLKAARGLYKVLNGIAKTFGKSMKPFIRWVGLSVSFPNVQVSLPSFDDLFDDFALSSLTAHDSESNSSFIEDVFKSDTKISIKEMSVPELNISSPFSKGRAKELLALDWIVQLYQSGIFTVIFIVLDSLWFIYRHSKTYQLAVVLIHGFPKIYQLEQIQMKEEKKEKKKKKKEDKLQQKARNENDDGNEENSIEKQEKSSKGQDKINGETEIQELKHLQEEEEKKGKTKTKKKEDKLQPKGPKKTRRENEDLKTIDSKENSLQLQERSGKGKDKINSETKIQEPVRIQKEQEKKEKKTKEDNLEKINAKKARQEKDKGKAIDCSKNSIDMQETFIEGKNKINAERGEKTTESRDMTSEQDVNTKPTEKEIVNEQDEIDGSENQRNSSKFGGDEPKWKKGIYHGLKGVDLLNTAFVKFLVKLKELNYQINNTNLVPMCVLSVIAILSVYVVIVTAKHSMNVETLEVVGYFDLKMAPLLTMRKIVNTRITSSAFLVNEVHIPYYENRVNARITFYRKKAKMYQAYQCSKADLYNEEYCSWREEESCQGVGAYNQGFLDNLTQFECSLEPVLAQRFIKFDRFRYKERHKKAISPYVAALQGLILDTFYMILIVIGIFIVFKILGIAVFLLLKKFDLVRQVKHYQTNQDITREMAVPHCIKYPSSEQIEREIRPIQLSEEMRRKFGPTVREGYSTQWVK; from the exons ATGAAGCCATATGTCTCTGTGTTAGGAATTTCTAGATTTGTCCTTATATGCTGTGCACTTCTTTTCTCGTGGGCTAAAGGAGATAAAACGACGCGAAGATTCGTAGGCCTTCCAGAATCTGGCCAGAGAGTAAGCCACAATGATACAAGTGGAAACAGCAGAACTCTGATTATTCGCCACAATTTACCG GGGAAGATAATTTTTCACGAGAGTAATGACTTCTGGATTGAACTACAAACGACCATCCCTGACGGACAACTGAATAACTCCGAGGTCAAGGCAACGTACTCGTCCCTTGATAACGAGACTATTTTACTGCAAGTG TACCAACCTGTTTTGCAAAAGCCTGTTGAAGCCAATGAAAAGGACAAGCTTGTACTTATCATTGTTAGCAGCGTGGGTTCTTTTGCTTTTCTCTGTATCATAGTCTCCGCGCtctgttatttttgttattggaAGAAAAGGCGAACGTTAAAAGCAGATGGAACTACGAAAGAGATACCCAAAG aaaattcAACACCCGACAGTGGTCGTGTCTCACAAGCTCTTTTAAGAAGAAGCCGACCTGCAGGAACTACTCCGTTTATGGTAGTAGCCGTTTGCGCCTGCGTATTACAAGCCCAATTACAGCCCTACAACGTGGACATTAACGTTTTCTTCCCCAAAGGATTTTTGCGCCCGGATTCGAGAGTGTTCTTGAAGTCAGAGAATAATAATGAAGTCCTAGTAATAACAAACGACACAAGTTTAAAAATCGGCGTTTTTG ATGTAGCTGATGCTGGCCTCGTTTCCGAGAATCGATGCTCAGCTAAAAACCTGACATGTGTCAATGGAGCCTGTGATCcattggcgggaaaatgtgttTGTCCAAGAAAAATGAGAGCTAAGAAAGATAAAGAAGGACAAGCACGCTGTGTGTATA GATGCGATGAAAAATGCCAGAAAGGTTTCTTTGAAGTGTCCCCGTGCAACCATACTCAACCCGCTGTCTGcaaaa aATGCAGACCCCTGTGTAGCTTTCAAGAATTCGAGTCGGCTCCATGTGCTGGAAAAACAGACAGAAAATGCACCG ACATTTCTCAACTTCCTCCAATTAAAGTTTCTTCAAATGTTGTCTACGAAGATGTTCTAAAG GTCAAGGATGATCCACCGGTCAGTCAAGTAATATCAAACATCTCAAAAGACTCGACAACGTGGCTAAATAGAACAAGTGGCCTGGCAATTAAGCTCAAAATGTTACGAGTGGATTTCAGTACGACATTTAAAGAAGTCAACCATGAAGTTAATGATAACGACATGTTGTCCAAAGACTCCACGTCGCAAgctgttttgagaaatttttgcgGTTCTCCGATTCCAGATTTTTATAGCATTAGTTTGCAAGAATCCGTGGATAAAGTAAGGTTTATCAAGGGCCATCCGCAGTCACCTTGCCCTAGTTATGACGGTAATCCGTCCAAAATACCAGTTGCGAGAAATTTACTTTCCTGCAATGGTGCCGAAAATCCAGTTTTAAGGCTGTTTGGGGAGAAGAACTCGCCAGAAGACCTCTGGAAGGAAGAAAAGTCTCAAGAATGCTACAACAATAAGCAGAGTTGTGCCATCTGTAGAGAGAGGTGTACAGCACTCTCGAGAAACGACCCAATATGCAATGTTACAAAGGAAGATCTCCAGCGTGAAAACAAGCAGGATTATGGCGAGCACTTCACGTATTGTTTCGATTGCTGCTTTCAAGCGAATTGCATTTGTAGTAACTGCCCATGCTCTCTGTACAACACTTCATGCCTTACATCGCAAGTGACATGCGTTGAAGCCAAGCATTTTACCGTTCCCATTCAACCTATTTTCCCAAAACTGGGAGATTTTAAATGCCACGTTGAAATTTCACGAGGTCCCGTGTTCGAGTTGGAAGCATCGGTGTGGAAAGACAAGGCGCTCTTGAGGAGAATTGAAACCAGCGAGAGAAACAATAGTCAAGGCGCTGGAGAAGGACGTGATTATGGCTTCATGGTGTTGACGCGCCCTTCCTTTCTGAGAAACGACATAACAAAGGATATCCTCATAAGCGGTAAGGCTGGTGACAAGAAATTTAATGTGGGGTTGTACAAATTGGAGGAAGAGCTGTCAGCCCAAGGTGCCACTCGTAGGCTTTACATTCAACCGAAAGAACCGTTTATAATCAACTCAAAATCGTGGCCCAAAGAAAACTGCCAAACCATGGAGACGGAAAATTTTATCACCATAAAACCGAGTAGATCGATTAACAACTTTCAAAGTTTCTCCAGTCTTACCGCAAAGATCGCTTACGAGCACAACGAACGAGTGTATAAAGTTTATAACAACTCCGGTTCACATTACGTTCATGTTGAGCTACCTCAGGGACGTTCTGTGTTGAAATACGCGTTTCCGGAAACGGTGGTGTTGAACGACCGGTCTTTCGCAGGACGGCTTTTAAAGAACAGAACATTCTGGACCATCCGTCTGACAGGACGCGTTAGCTCGTGCCCAGGATTTTTCGTGGTGAGGTTGACGGACCAAGATCGCCCGGATGTGGAAGTTTATCATTACGATATTG CCATAACGACGGAGGACTGTTCATTTCTTGTGGAGTTTCATCTTCCATCAAGTGGAGACACTAATTCTATCGACAAACAGTTCGTCGTACGACTGACAGATTCGCGCAAAACCCTGAAGGTTATTCTTGTGAGTCCAATGGGGATACCCGACATCGTAATTCCGAACATTGACGACGACTTTGACGTCACAAAACTTGAAGTGTTAATTCCTTTCAGCAGTGCCGTCGGGGGGATGATGATAGTACTGATTGCAATCTTAATCTACGGCTACAAAACGCGCCCAAAAGATGCACACCACCGCGATAGAGACAACCAACTCCATTTCCGACATGTGTTGTTCGTCGTTTGGTTTGTCGGTATGAGACTTTTGAAAAGTTTCCTCCTGACATTGACTGTGTTTTCCGTCATCCTCACTGCCATTCACTATACAAACGTAAGGACCTTACAAAAATACAGAACGTTTCACGAAGAACAGAAAGACCTGGAGAGGGCCTTTATGGAACAGATGGACGCACACAGGGTACAAGAAATTAACCGCCAGTGGTCAGTTCTTGGCAAAGGAAAGCTGATCTGCGATCAAAAGTTAAAAGAGCTGAATATATTTCTGGAGAAATACTTCAAAGAGATGAAAGAAAGGCAGGAAGAGGAAATGAGAAGAAAATACATTATTTTGGCCGCTAAACATCGAATCGATAACCAGTTTAAAGAGGCGAGAGTGAAATTTGAAAGAGAGAGAAAGCGGATGAACGAACAATTATCGTCTTACTCTAGAGAACTTAATTCAAGGCTGTCACAGATCCAAAACAAAATAGAGAGTAGTTTCTGGTTAAAAGCAGCACGCGGACTGTACAAAGTTTTAAACGGAATTGCCAAGACATTTGGAAAAAGCATGAAACCTTTTATCCGCTGGGTTGGCCTATCAGTAAGTTTTCCGAACGTTCAAGTCAGCCTGCCATCTTTCGATGATCTTTTCGACGATTTCGCCTTGAGCTCCTTAACTGCGCACGATTCAGAATCAAACTCCTCTTTTATCGAAGATGTTTTTAAATCAGATACAAAAATAAGCATCAAGGAAATGTCCGTCCCAGAACTGAACATATCTAGTCCTTTTAGCAAAGGAAGGGCCAAAGAATTGCTTGCTTTAGACTGGATCGTGCAATTATACCAGAGCGGAATATTCACCGTCATTTTCATTGTGTTGGACAGTTTGTGGTTTATATATCGCCACAGCAAAACGTATCAACTCGCTGTAGTACTTATTCACGGCTTTCCTAAGATCTACCAGCTGGAACAAATACAGAtgaaagaggaaaagaaagaaaagaaaaagaagaaaaaggaagacaAACTGCAACAGAAAGCGAGAAACGAAAATGACGATGGGAATGAGGAAAATTCTATTgagaagcaagaaaaatccaGCAAGGGgcaagacaaaataaatgggGAAACTGAGATTCAAGAGCTAAAACATCTACAGGaggaagaggaaaagaaaggaaagacgaaaacgaagaaaaaggaAGACAAGCTGCAACCGAAAGGTCCGAAAAAAACGAGAAGGGAAAATGAAGATCTAAAGACGATTGATAGTAAGGAAAATTCTCTTCAGCTGCAAGAAAGATCTGGCAAgggaaaagacaaaataaattcGGAAACTAAGATTCAAGAGCCAGTACGTATACAGAAGGaacaggaaaagaaagaaaagaagacaaaggaagACAACCTCGAGAAGATAAATGCGAAAAAAGCCAGACAGGAAAAAGACAAAGGGAAGGCGATTGATTGTAGCAAAAATTCGATTGATATGCAAGAAACATTTATCGAGGgcaagaacaaaataaatgcaGAGAGAGGGGAAAAAACAACAGAATCTCGTGATATGACTTCCGAACAAGATGTAAATACAAAACCcactgaaaaagaaatagtCAATGAACAAGATGAAATCGATGGCTCCGAGAACCAGAGGAATTCCAGTAAGTTTGGTGGAGACGAACCTAAATGGAAAAAGGGGATTTACCATGGTCTTAAAGGAGTTGATCTACTAAACACAGCATTTGTTAAGTTCCTTGTCAAACTCAAAGAACTGAATTATCAG ATCAACAACACCAATCTGGTTCCGATGTGCGTGCTCTCGGTGATTGCCATTTTGTCCGTATATGTTGTCATAGTAACCGCTAAACACTCCATGAACGTGGAAACGTTGGAAGTGGTTGGATATTTCGACCTCAAGATGGCACCTCTGCTAACAATGAGAAAGATTGTCAATACACGAATAACTTCGAGTGCGTTTTTGGTTAATGAGGTCCACATTCCCTACTACGAGAACAG GGTGAATGCCAGGATTACTTTTTACAGGAAAAAAGCTAAAATGTATCAAGCGTACCAATGCTCTAAGGCTGACCTGTACAATGAGGAGTATTGCTCGTGGAGAGAAGAAGAAAGTTGCCAAGGAGTTGGTGCTTATAATCAGGGCTTCCTCGATAACTTGACTCAGTTTGAATGTAGCTTAGAACCTGTCTTGGCTCAAAG gTTCATAAAGTTCGACCGATTCCGCTATAAAGAGAGGCACAAGAAGGCGATATCACCTTACGTGGCTGCTCTCCAAGGTCTCATCCTGGATACTTTCTACATGATCTTAATTGTTATCGGAAttttcatcgttttcaaaatCCTGGGTATCGCCGTGTTCCTGTTGCTTAAAAAGTTTGATCTTGTACGGCAAGTAAAACACTACCAGACCAATCAAGACATCACGAGAGAAATGGCCGTTCCCCATTGCATTAAATATCCTTCATCGGAACAAATCGAAAGAGAGATCAGACCCATTCAATTGTCTGAGGAGATGAGAAGAAAATTTGGCCCTACTGTCCGAGAGGGGTACAGCACTCAGTGGGTCAAGTAG